The DNA segment TCGAAAAATTATTTTCGGTGCTCTTTATAAGCGATTTAATTTCTTCATCTCGGCTTTGATTAGCTCGGTGGTTTTTGCTTTAGCACATATGGAGCCTGTTCACATTTTGCTTTATTCGGCTATGGGCTTAACATTTGCGTTTTTATATGTAAAGACCAAGCGCATTTGGGTGCCGATTTTTGCCCATGTGACCATGAATACCATGGTTGTCTTAGTCCAATCAGTCTATAAAGACGATATTGAAAGACTGCAGCGTGAGGCTGAGGCGGTTCAAAACTTTATCGGAGGATTCTTATGAGACGTTCACCTTTGTTATCCGGTTTGATTTATTTCTTTCTTGGAGGGTTGTTTACTTATTTCGCTATTGACGATGTTCAAAAAAACAGCTGGGGCTTCTTTAGCTATTTATTAGTCGTTCTCGCCACCTTCGACTTCGGATCTGGCCTAAAAATGATCACCTTTCATTTTAAATATAAAGATAAACTGAAAAAATAAGGCTTATAGTAGCTATAATTAAACTTTTTAGCTACTATAAGCTCTTTTTTTTTGTGTAAAATTACATTCAATCTGAAGAAATTGTATTTTATCAGCGAATTTTTAACCTTTATCGGCGGATTTACGCATTTTATCAGCGAATCTAGAATTTTATCAGCGAATTCATACGATTTATC comes from the Neobacillus sp. PS2-9 genome and includes:
- a CDS encoding YdiK family protein, which codes for MRRSPLLSGLIYFFLGGLFTYFAIDDVQKNSWGFFSYLLVVLATFDFGSGLKMITFHFKYKDKLKK